A genomic window from Pantoea alhagi includes:
- a CDS encoding glutamate synthase small subunit — protein sequence MSQNVYQFIDLQRVDPPKKPLKIRKIEFVEIYEPFSGSQAKAQADRCLSCGNPYCEWKCPVHNYIPNWLKLANEGRIIEAAELSHQTNSLPEVCGRVCPQDRLCEGSCTLNDEFGAVTIGNIERYINDKAMEMGWRPDLSHVKPTGKRVAIIGAGPAGLACADVLTRNGVKAVVYDRHPEIGGLLTFGIPAFKLEKEVMTRRRTMFTEMGIEFQLNTEVGRDVQLSDLISDFDAVFLGVGTYQSMRGGLENEDAPGVYDALPFLIANTRQIMGFDELAEQPYINMQGKRVVVLGGGDTAMDCVRTSIRQGATHVTCAYRRDEENMPGSRREVKNAREEGVEFQFNLQPLGVEINGNGRVCGVRVARTEMGQPDAQGRRRAEIVAGSEHILPADAVVVAFGFRPHKMEWLEQFSVELDAQGRIIAPEAEENAFQTTNPKIFAGGDAVRGSDLVVTAIAEGRKAAEGIMNYLEV from the coding sequence ATGAGCCAAAACGTTTATCAGTTTATCGACTTGCAGCGCGTTGATCCGCCGAAAAAACCGCTCAAGATCCGTAAAATTGAGTTTGTAGAAATCTACGAACCTTTTTCGGGAAGCCAGGCGAAAGCCCAGGCGGATCGCTGTTTGTCATGCGGTAACCCCTACTGCGAATGGAAATGTCCGGTACACAACTACATCCCGAACTGGCTTAAGCTGGCCAATGAGGGAAGAATTATCGAAGCGGCTGAGCTATCGCACCAGACAAATAGTCTGCCTGAAGTATGTGGGCGTGTTTGCCCGCAGGATCGCCTGTGCGAAGGCTCCTGTACGCTTAACGATGAGTTTGGCGCTGTCACCATCGGCAACATTGAGCGTTATATCAATGACAAAGCGATGGAGATGGGCTGGCGTCCCGATTTGTCGCACGTTAAGCCCACCGGTAAACGCGTAGCGATCATCGGTGCGGGTCCGGCTGGCCTGGCCTGCGCTGATGTCTTAACCCGCAATGGCGTCAAAGCGGTGGTTTACGATCGTCATCCGGAAATCGGCGGCCTGCTCACCTTTGGTATCCCGGCTTTCAAGCTGGAAAAAGAGGTTATGACGCGTCGCCGTACAATGTTTACCGAGATGGGCATTGAGTTTCAGCTGAATACTGAAGTTGGCCGTGATGTTCAGCTAAGCGATCTGATCAGTGATTTTGATGCGGTGTTCCTGGGCGTTGGCACCTATCAGTCAATGCGTGGTGGACTGGAAAATGAAGATGCGCCGGGCGTGTACGATGCCCTGCCGTTCCTGATCGCCAATACGCGTCAAATCATGGGCTTTGACGAGCTGGCTGAGCAACCTTATATCAATATGCAAGGCAAACGCGTGGTGGTATTGGGCGGCGGCGATACGGCGATGGACTGCGTACGCACCTCTATTCGTCAGGGCGCTACGCACGTAACCTGCGCCTATCGCCGGGATGAAGAGAACATGCCGGGCTCACGTCGGGAAGTTAAAAACGCGCGTGAAGAAGGTGTGGAATTCCAGTTCAATCTGCAGCCGTTAGGCGTGGAGATAAACGGTAACGGTCGCGTCTGTGGCGTCAGGGTTGCCCGCACTGAAATGGGCCAGCCCGATGCGCAAGGCCGTCGTCGTGCTGAAATTGTTGCCGGTTCTGAGCATATTCTGCCCGCCGACGCGGTAGTCGTCGCCTTTGGCTTCCGTCCGCATAAAATGGAATGGCTGGAGCAGTTTAGCGTCGAGCTTGACGCACAGGGCCGAATCATTGCGCCGGAAGCAGAAGAAAATGCTTTCCAGACCACTAACCCGAAAATTTTTGCTGGCGGTGATGCGGTACGCGGCTCTGACTTAGTGGTGACTGCGATTGCTGAAGGGCGTAAAGCTGCTGAAGGGATTATGAACTATCTTGAAGTTTGA
- the sspB gene encoding ClpXP protease specificity-enhancing factor yields MEMSQLTARRPYLLRAFYEWLLDNQLTPHLVVDINLPGVLVPLEYARDGQIVLNIAPRAVGNLELGNDEVRFNARFGGVPRQVSVPIAAVLAIYARENGAGTMFEPEPAYELQDMDELSQGQEETVMSVIDGDRPDDAEPEGDNPDDDPPPRGGRPALRVVK; encoded by the coding sequence ATGGAAATGTCTCAGCTTACCGCTCGCCGTCCTTACCTGCTGCGCGCTTTTTATGAGTGGCTGTTGGACAACCAGCTCACGCCGCATTTAGTGGTGGATATCAATCTGCCTGGCGTGTTAGTGCCGCTTGAGTATGCACGCGATGGACAGATTGTATTGAACATCGCGCCGCGTGCTGTCGGCAATCTGGAGCTGGGTAATGATGAGGTGCGCTTTAACGCGCGCTTCGGCGGCGTTCCTCGCCAGGTTAGCGTGCCTATTGCGGCAGTGCTGGCTATCTATGCGCGTGAGAATGGCGCTGGCACCATGTTTGAGCCAGAGCCCGCTTATGAGCTGCAGGATATGGATGAGCTGTCTCAGGGACAGGAAGAGACGGTCATGTCCGTGATTGACGGCGACCGTCCTGATGATGCCGAACCCGAAGGCGATAATCCTGATGACGATCCGCCGCCACGCGGTGGCCGTCCTGCATTACGCGTCGTTAAATAA
- the sspA gene encoding stringent starvation protein SspA, with translation MAVAANKRSVMTLFSGPTDIFSHQVRIVLAEKGVSVEIEQVEMDNLPQDLIDLNPYRTVPTLVDRELTLYQSRIIMEYLDERFPHPPLMPVYPVARGESRLMMHRIEQDWYSLMRTIEIGSAQQAETARKQLREELLAIAPLFTRTPFFLSEEFSLVDCYLAPLLWRLPLLGVELVGSGTKELKGYMTRVFERDSFLASLTEAEREMRLQARG, from the coding sequence ATGGCTGTCGCTGCCAACAAACGTTCGGTAATGACGCTGTTTTCTGGTCCGACTGACATTTTCAGCCATCAGGTGCGTATCGTACTGGCAGAAAAAGGTGTCAGCGTTGAGATCGAGCAGGTTGAAATGGATAATCTGCCGCAGGATCTGATTGACCTCAACCCGTATCGTACCGTACCTACGCTGGTCGATCGTGAGCTGACGCTGTATCAATCACGCATCATTATGGAATACCTCGACGAGCGCTTCCCGCATCCACCGCTGATGCCTGTTTATCCGGTTGCACGTGGTGAAAGCCGTCTGATGATGCATCGTATTGAGCAAGACTGGTACAGCCTGATGCGCACTATCGAAATCGGCTCCGCTCAGCAGGCGGAAACGGCACGTAAGCAGCTGCGTGAAGAGCTGCTGGCGATTGCGCCACTGTTTACGCGCACGCCTTTCTTCCTGAGCGAAGAGTTCAGCCTGGTCGACTGCTATCTGGCTCCGCTGCTGTGGCGTTTACCGCTGCTTGGCGTGGAACTGGTGGGCAGCGGAACGAAAGAACTTAAAGGCTATATGACGCGCGTATTTGAGCGTGACTCTTTCCTCGCTTCGCTGACCGAAGCAGAACGCGAAATGCGCCTGCAAGCCCGGGGCTAA
- the rpsI gene encoding 30S ribosomal protein S9, translated as MAENQNYGTGRRKSSSARVFIKPGSGNIVINQRSLEQYFGRETARMVVRQPLELLDLVGKFDLYITVKGGGISGQAGAIRHGITRALMEYDESLRGELRKAGFVTRDAREVERKKVGLRKARRRPQFSKR; from the coding sequence ATGGCTGAGAATCAAAACTACGGCACTGGTCGCCGCAAAAGCTCTTCCGCTCGCGTCTTTATCAAGCCGGGTAGCGGTAACATCGTTATCAACCAGCGTTCTCTGGAACAGTACTTCGGTCGTGAAACTGCCCGCATGGTAGTTCGTCAGCCGCTGGAACTGCTGGATCTGGTTGGTAAATTCGATCTCTACATCACCGTTAAAGGTGGTGGTATCTCTGGTCAGGCTGGTGCGATCCGTCACGGTATCACCCGCGCTCTGATGGAGTACGACGAGTCCCTGCGTGGCGAACTGCGTAAAGCTGGCTTCGTTACTCGTGATGCTCGTGAAGTTGAACGTAAGAAAGTCGGCCTGCGTAAAGCACGTCGTCGTCCGCAGTTCTCCAAACGTTAA
- the rplM gene encoding 50S ribosomal protein L13, with product MKTFTAKPETVQRDWYVVDATGKTLGRLATELARRLRGKHKAEYTPHVDTGDYIIVLNAEKVAVTGNKRSDKIYYHHTGHIGGIKQATFEEMIARRPERVIEIAVKGMLPKGPLGRAMYRKLKVYAGNEHNHAAQQPQVLDI from the coding sequence ATGAAAACTTTTACAGCTAAGCCAGAAACCGTCCAACGTGACTGGTATGTCGTTGACGCGACGGGCAAAACTTTAGGTCGTTTAGCGACTGAACTGGCTCGCCGTCTGCGTGGCAAGCATAAAGCGGAATACACTCCGCACGTTGATACTGGTGATTACATCATCGTTCTGAACGCAGAAAAAGTTGCCGTAACCGGTAACAAGCGTAGCGATAAGATCTATTACCATCACACCGGTCATATCGGTGGTATCAAGCAAGCGACCTTCGAAGAGATGATTGCTCGCCGTCCTGAGCGCGTAATTGAAATCGCGGTTAAAGGTATGCTGCCGAAGGGCCCGCTGGGTCGTGCTATGTACCGTAAACTGAAAGTTTACGCGGGCAACGAGCACAACCATGCGGCACAGCAACCGCAAGTTCTTGACATTTAA
- the zapE gene encoding cell division protein ZapE, whose translation MQTMSPLARYQQALDKGEYQPDEVQHTAISRLDAIQQALIARQPSEQQPISGWRGKLNKLLGKEKNSHQPPVRGLYMWGGVGRGKTWVMDLFFQSIPGERKLRLHFHRFMLRVHEELTALQGESDPLEIVADRFKAQADVLCFDEFFVSDITDAMLLGTLMEALFARGITLVATSNIPPDELYRNGLQRARFLPAIEQIKQHCEIMNVDAGIDYRLRTLTSAHLWMSPLSEETRQAMSRMFIALTGQAAEERPVLEINHRQLPTQGVEKGVLAIDFATLCGEGRSQHDYIELSRRFHSVLLLDVPVMQARSEDRARRFLALVDEFYERHVKLVVSAEASLFDIYQGERLKFEYQRCLSRLQEMQSEEYLRLKHLT comes from the coding sequence ATGCAAACGATGTCTCCGCTGGCGCGTTATCAGCAGGCGCTGGATAAAGGTGAATATCAGCCTGATGAAGTTCAGCATACGGCGATAAGCCGCCTGGATGCGATTCAGCAGGCGCTTATCGCCCGTCAACCTTCAGAGCAGCAACCCATTTCAGGCTGGCGCGGCAAGCTCAATAAGCTGCTGGGAAAAGAGAAAAACAGTCATCAGCCGCCGGTGCGCGGCCTCTATATGTGGGGCGGCGTCGGGCGCGGCAAAACCTGGGTGATGGATCTCTTTTTTCAGTCTATTCCTGGCGAGCGCAAGCTGCGGCTTCATTTTCATCGTTTCATGCTGCGGGTGCATGAAGAGTTAACCGCGCTGCAGGGCGAAAGCGATCCGCTGGAAATTGTGGCGGACCGCTTTAAAGCCCAGGCGGATGTGCTCTGTTTCGATGAGTTTTTTGTCTCTGATATTACGGATGCCATGCTGCTGGGCACCCTGATGGAAGCCCTGTTTGCCCGTGGCATTACTCTGGTCGCCACCTCCAATATCCCGCCTGATGAGCTCTACCGCAACGGCCTGCAGCGCGCGCGCTTTTTACCTGCTATTGAGCAGATCAAGCAGCATTGCGAAATCATGAACGTCGATGCAGGCATCGATTACCGCCTGCGTACGTTAACGTCAGCGCATCTCTGGATGTCGCCGTTAAGTGAAGAAACGCGTCAGGCAATGAGCCGCATGTTTATCGCGCTGACAGGGCAGGCTGCCGAAGAGCGGCCGGTGCTGGAAATCAATCACCGTCAGTTACCGACGCAGGGCGTGGAAAAGGGCGTACTGGCGATCGACTTCGCCACGCTGTGCGGAGAAGGGCGCAGCCAGCATGATTACATTGAACTTTCGCGGCGTTTTCATAGCGTGCTACTGCTGGATGTCCCGGTTATGCAGGCGCGCAGCGAAGACCGTGCGCGGCGTTTTCTGGCGTTAGTGGATGAGTTTTACGAACGGCACGTAAAGCTGGTGGTTTCCGCTGAGGCGTCGCTGTTTGATATTTATCAGGGCGAGCGGCTGAAATTCGAGTATCAGCGCTGCCTGTCGCGTCTGCAGGAGATGCAAAGCGAAGAGTATTTGCGCTTAAAGCATCTCACCTGA
- the zapG gene encoding Z-ring associated protein ZapG — MTWEYGLIGLVVGIIIGAVAMRFGNKKLREQRSLQYELEKSKAELADYREELTNHFAHSAELLDNMARDYRQLYQHMAKGSNDLLPDLPGEKNPFSYQLTEAEADNDQAPVQIPRDYSENASGLLRGERTPRN; from the coding sequence ATGACCTGGGAATACGGGCTAATTGGTTTAGTTGTTGGCATTATTATCGGCGCTGTCGCCATGCGTTTTGGTAATAAGAAATTGCGCGAGCAGCGCAGCCTGCAGTATGAACTGGAGAAATCCAAAGCGGAGCTGGCGGATTACCGCGAAGAGTTGACCAATCACTTTGCTCATAGCGCAGAGCTACTGGATAACATGGCGCGTGATTATCGTCAGCTTTATCAGCATATGGCGAAAGGTTCTAACGATCTGCTGCCTGACCTGCCGGGTGAGAAAAACCCGTTCTCTTATCAGCTTACCGAAGCGGAAGCGGATAACGATCAGGCACCGGTGCAGATCCCGCGTGATTATTCAGAAAATGCGTCCGGTCTGCTGCGTGGTGAGCGCACGCCACGCAATTGA
- the degQ gene encoding serine endoprotease DegQ codes for MKKKSLLLSAVALSVGLNFSLAPSAMASLPSQVQNQALPSLAPMLEKVLPAVVSVHVEGTATENAAQDLPEPLKRFFGQGQGDAQPQPFEGLGSGVIIDAQKGYILTNNHVVNGADKISVQLSDGREYDAKLLGRDAQTDIALIQVLNAKNLTQVKIADSDQLRVGDFAIAIGNPFGLGQTATSGIISALGRSGLNLEGLENFIQTDAAINRGNSGGALVNLNGELIGINTAILASSGGNIGIGFAIPGNMAMELAKQLIETGEVKRGQLGIKGTEMTADMARAFNVDAQRGAFVSEVLPKSAAATAGIKSGDIITSVDGKPITSFAELRVKIGTTPPGKEVKIGLLREGKPLSVTVKLDASARTMTSDELMTPALQGASLSDGQLPDGNKGVKVDSVQKATPAEQIGLQKDDIIIGVNRTRVQNLDEMRKALASKPPFLALNIVRGGESLYLLLR; via the coding sequence ATGAAGAAAAAATCATTATTGTTGAGCGCGGTAGCCTTATCCGTTGGTTTAAATTTCAGCCTGGCACCTTCAGCCATGGCTTCGCTGCCTTCCCAGGTCCAGAATCAGGCCCTGCCCAGTCTGGCACCTATGCTGGAGAAAGTGTTGCCGGCCGTGGTCAGCGTTCATGTTGAAGGCACGGCGACCGAAAACGCGGCGCAGGACCTGCCTGAGCCGTTAAAACGCTTTTTCGGTCAGGGACAGGGGGATGCGCAGCCTCAGCCTTTCGAAGGACTGGGTTCGGGCGTGATTATTGATGCCCAGAAAGGCTATATCTTAACCAATAACCATGTGGTTAACGGCGCTGATAAAATCAGCGTTCAGCTGAGCGATGGCCGTGAATATGACGCTAAACTGCTGGGCCGCGATGCTCAGACTGACATTGCGCTTATTCAGGTGTTGAATGCAAAAAACCTGACGCAGGTTAAAATCGCAGATTCAGACCAGTTACGGGTCGGCGACTTCGCTATCGCCATCGGCAACCCCTTTGGCCTCGGTCAGACAGCAACTTCAGGCATTATCTCTGCGCTGGGTCGTAGCGGGCTGAACCTGGAAGGCCTGGAGAATTTTATTCAGACCGATGCTGCCATTAACCGCGGTAACTCCGGCGGCGCGCTGGTAAATCTTAACGGTGAGCTGATCGGCATCAATACCGCTATTCTTGCCTCCAGCGGCGGCAACATTGGCATCGGCTTCGCTATTCCGGGCAATATGGCTATGGAGCTGGCTAAGCAGCTGATTGAGACCGGCGAAGTAAAACGTGGTCAGCTGGGCATTAAAGGCACGGAAATGACCGCTGATATGGCGCGCGCCTTTAATGTGGATGCCCAACGCGGCGCCTTCGTCTCTGAAGTGCTGCCTAAATCTGCGGCGGCGACCGCTGGAATCAAGTCTGGCGATATTATTACTTCTGTAGACGGCAAGCCGATTACCAGCTTTGCTGAACTGCGGGTGAAAATCGGTACCACGCCGCCGGGCAAAGAGGTAAAAATCGGCCTGCTGCGCGAAGGGAAACCGCTTAGCGTCACGGTGAAGCTTGATGCCAGCGCGCGTACCATGACCAGCGACGAACTGATGACGCCTGCGTTACAGGGCGCGTCGCTCAGCGATGGTCAGTTGCCTGACGGTAATAAAGGCGTTAAGGTAGATAGCGTACAAAAGGCGACGCCAGCCGAGCAGATCGGTTTGCAAAAAGATGATATCATCATTGGCGTTAACCGCACGCGCGTTCAGAACCTGGATGAGATGCGTAAGGCACTGGCCAGCAAGCCGCCTTTCCTGGCACTAAATATCGTACGCGGCGGGGAAAGCCTCTATCTGCTGCTGCGCTAA
- the degS gene encoding outer membrane-stress sensor serine endopeptidase DegS, with amino-acid sequence MFLKLLRSVVLGLIVAGILLAVMPALRIGSSLLSVPESSADQTPFSFNQGVRRAVPAVVNVYNRSASSSNGRGITTLGSGVIMNNKGYILTNRHVINGADQIIVALQDGRFIEAMLVGSDSLTDLAVLKITATNLPVIPINPERIAHVGDIVMAIGNPYNLGQTVTQGIISATGRVGLSPSGRQNFLQTDASINRGNSGGALINSLGELMGINTLSFDKSNDGETPEGIGFAIPTALATKIMDKLIRDGRVIRGYIGITGREVPPLHGQNASVDHIQGIVVNNVAPEGPAAKAGIQVNDLITSVNGKPAVSAQETMDQVAEIRPGSVIDVQVIRNDRKLTLKVTIQEYPAQ; translated from the coding sequence ATGTTTCTTAAACTCTTGCGCTCGGTAGTTCTGGGGCTGATCGTCGCAGGTATTTTACTGGCGGTGATGCCCGCGTTGCGCATCGGCAGCAGCCTGCTTTCTGTGCCGGAAAGCAGCGCCGATCAAACGCCTTTTAGCTTTAATCAGGGAGTACGCCGCGCCGTTCCGGCCGTGGTAAACGTCTATAACCGCAGCGCGTCTAGCAGTAACGGACGAGGCATTACTACGCTTGGCTCCGGCGTAATAATGAATAATAAAGGTTATATCCTGACCAACCGTCACGTTATCAACGGTGCCGATCAGATTATTGTCGCGTTACAGGACGGGCGTTTTATTGAGGCTATGCTGGTTGGCTCTGACAGCCTGACCGATCTGGCGGTACTGAAAATCACCGCCACTAACCTGCCGGTTATTCCCATTAACCCGGAACGCATCGCGCACGTGGGCGATATCGTGATGGCTATCGGCAACCCTTACAATCTTGGGCAAACCGTCACCCAGGGCATTATCAGCGCCACTGGCCGCGTTGGCTTAAGCCCTTCCGGGCGGCAAAACTTTCTGCAAACCGATGCCTCGATTAACCGGGGCAACTCTGGCGGCGCGCTCATTAACTCACTGGGCGAGCTGATGGGCATCAATACGCTTTCGTTTGATAAAAGTAACGATGGCGAGACGCCGGAAGGGATCGGCTTTGCAATCCCTACCGCGCTGGCGACAAAAATCATGGATAAGCTTATTCGTGACGGGCGCGTTATTCGCGGCTACATCGGGATTACCGGTCGTGAAGTGCCACCGCTGCATGGACAGAATGCCAGTGTGGATCATATTCAGGGAATTGTAGTGAATAACGTTGCGCCGGAAGGCCCGGCAGCCAAAGCCGGTATTCAGGTGAATGATCTGATTACCAGCGTTAACGGCAAGCCCGCCGTTTCTGCGCAGGAAACCATGGATCAGGTGGCCGAGATACGTCCCGGTTCGGTGATTGATGTGCAGGTTATTCGTAACGACAGGAAACTGACGCTGAAAGTCACCATTCAGGAATATCCGGCGCAATAG
- the mdh gene encoding malate dehydrogenase — protein sequence MKVAVLGAAGGIGQALALLLKTQLPAGSELSLYDIAPVTPGVAVDLSHIPTPVKIKGFSGEDATPALQGADVVLISAGVARKPGMDRSDLFNVNAGIVRNLIEQVAKTSPKALIGIITNPVNTTVAIAAEVLKKAGVYDKNRLFGVTTLDIIRSNTFVAELKGKQPTELNVPVVGGHSGVTILPLLSQVPGVSFSEQEIADLTKRIQNAGTEVVEAKAGGGSATLSMGQAAARFGLSLVRALQGESNVVECAYVEGDGEYARFFSQPLLLGKEGVAEYRPIGQLSDFEQKALEGMLETLKKDIQLGEEFVK from the coding sequence ATGAAAGTTGCAGTTCTCGGTGCGGCTGGTGGTATCGGCCAGGCACTCGCACTTCTGCTGAAAACCCAGTTACCTGCGGGTTCAGAACTCTCTCTGTATGATATTGCTCCCGTAACGCCCGGTGTGGCCGTTGATTTAAGCCACATTCCTACGCCGGTTAAAATCAAAGGTTTCAGCGGTGAAGATGCAACGCCTGCGCTGCAGGGCGCCGATGTGGTATTGATCTCTGCCGGCGTGGCACGTAAGCCTGGTATGGATCGCTCCGATCTGTTTAATGTTAATGCCGGTATCGTACGCAATTTGATCGAGCAGGTGGCTAAAACCTCTCCTAAAGCGCTGATTGGTATCATTACCAATCCGGTAAACACTACCGTTGCCATTGCCGCAGAGGTGCTGAAAAAAGCCGGCGTTTACGATAAAAATCGTCTGTTCGGCGTGACTACGCTGGATATTATCCGCTCAAACACTTTTGTGGCAGAGCTGAAAGGCAAACAGCCGACCGAACTGAATGTACCGGTAGTGGGCGGACACTCCGGCGTCACCATTCTGCCGCTGCTTTCACAGGTGCCTGGCGTCTCTTTCAGCGAACAAGAAATAGCCGATCTGACCAAACGTATTCAGAACGCGGGTACGGAAGTGGTTGAGGCCAAGGCGGGCGGCGGATCCGCTACGCTGTCAATGGGACAGGCGGCTGCGCGCTTTGGTCTGTCACTGGTACGTGCGCTGCAGGGTGAAAGCAATGTGGTAGAGTGCGCCTATGTTGAGGGTGATGGTGAATATGCACGATTCTTCTCGCAGCCGCTGCTGCTGGGCAAAGAGGGCGTGGCCGAGTATCGTCCCATTGGCCAACTGAGCGACTTTGAGCAAAAAGCGCTGGAAGGCATGCTGGAGACACTGAAGAAAGATATTCAGCTGGGCGAAGAGTTCGTTAAGTAA
- the argR gene encoding transcriptional regulator ArgR codes for MRNPSKQEDLIKAFKALLKEEKFSSQGEIVTALQDEGFDNINQSKVSRMLTKFGAVRTRNAKMEMVYCLPAELGVPTTTSPLKNLVLDIDYNEALVVIHTSPGAAQLIARLLDSLGKAEGILGTIAGDDTIFITPARAFTVKQLYEAILNLFEQEL; via the coding sequence ATGCGTAACCCATCGAAACAAGAAGATCTGATTAAAGCATTCAAGGCTTTATTGAAAGAGGAAAAATTCAGCTCGCAGGGTGAAATTGTGACAGCCCTGCAGGATGAAGGCTTCGACAATATCAACCAGTCGAAAGTCTCTCGTATGCTGACCAAGTTTGGTGCGGTGCGTACCCGTAACGCGAAGATGGAAATGGTTTACTGTCTGCCAGCCGAACTGGGGGTGCCCACCACAACCTCTCCGCTTAAAAACCTGGTGCTGGATATTGATTACAACGAGGCGCTGGTGGTGATTCATACCAGTCCCGGCGCAGCACAGTTGATTGCCCGCCTGTTGGACTCATTAGGCAAAGCGGAAGGGATCCTTGGTACGATTGCAGGCGACGACACCATTTTTATCACGCCAGCGCGCGCCTTTACCGTGAAACAACTTTATGAAGCTATCCTGAATCTGTTTGAACAGGAACTGTAA
- the yhcN gene encoding peroxide/acid stress response protein YhcN, which produces MNIKTIIATVGLASTLSFSAFAAESINADQAQNLQPIGTVSISGIAGTPMDIHQALQAKAERQGASAYRIIEARNNDNYHVTAELYK; this is translated from the coding sequence ATGAACATTAAAACTATCATCGCAACCGTAGGACTTGCTTCTACTCTCTCATTCAGTGCTTTTGCAGCAGAATCTATCAACGCCGATCAGGCGCAGAATCTGCAGCCAATCGGTACGGTAAGCATTAGCGGCATTGCAGGTACGCCGATGGATATTCATCAGGCGCTGCAGGCAAAAGCTGAGCGTCAGGGTGCCAGCGCTTATCGCATTATCGAAGCGCGTAACAACGACAACTATCACGTTACTGCTGAGCTGTATAAATAA
- the yhcN gene encoding peroxide/acid stress response protein YhcN, which yields MKTTFTFAALGLASVLSFGAAAADLVTQQDVASQNLQPIGTISVSGIDASPTAIRQHLSRKADKEGASAYRVVEAYTNGNYHATAEIYK from the coding sequence ATGAAAACTACATTTACCTTTGCTGCTTTAGGTCTGGCTTCCGTCCTTTCATTCGGCGCAGCTGCAGCCGATCTGGTTACTCAGCAAGACGTCGCCAGCCAGAATCTGCAACCCATCGGCACCATTTCCGTAAGCGGTATTGATGCCAGCCCAACAGCTATTCGTCAGCATCTGTCCCGGAAAGCAGATAAAGAAGGCGCTTCTGCCTATCGCGTTGTTGAGGCTTATACCAACGGTAACTATCACGCGACTGCTGAAATCTACAAATAA
- a CDS encoding barstar family protein, whose product MKKEIFDFNEIVDQAHFYRQFSERFALNDRLIVDLDSLWDAVTQSQLPLPVEIEFIHLGAGQKRRYGALILLFDEAEEELEGQLRFNVRQTQKSQ is encoded by the coding sequence ATGAAGAAAGAGATTTTTGACTTTAATGAGATCGTCGATCAGGCGCACTTTTATCGCCAGTTTAGCGAACGCTTTGCGCTTAACGATCGGTTAATTGTTGATCTGGATTCATTATGGGACGCTGTTACGCAATCGCAACTGCCATTACCGGTAGAAATTGAGTTTATCCATTTAGGCGCCGGGCAAAAACGCCGCTATGGTGCGCTGATTTTGCTGTTCGATGAAGCAGAAGAGGAGCTGGAAGGTCAGCTTCGCTTTAATGTCCGTCAGACGCAAAAAAGCCAATAA